From Cryptosporangium phraense, a single genomic window includes:
- a CDS encoding rhodanese-like domain-containing protein, which produces MKVLRGLVARVPAADPAETVARLSERFRFETDCADVASDLSHGVGGFVVVDARSPEKFAAGHVPGAVNLPTRTITAESTKDLDPQTLHITYCSGPHCNGSTRAALRLAELGFRVKEMIGGFHHWRLDGHPVDQ; this is translated from the coding sequence GTGAAGGTCCTGCGCGGGCTGGTCGCCCGCGTTCCGGCCGCGGACCCGGCCGAGACCGTGGCCCGCCTGAGCGAACGCTTCCGCTTCGAGACCGACTGCGCGGACGTGGCGAGCGACCTGTCGCACGGGGTCGGCGGGTTCGTCGTGGTGGACGCCCGGTCGCCGGAGAAGTTCGCGGCCGGCCACGTGCCCGGTGCCGTGAACCTCCCCACCCGGACGATCACCGCCGAAAGCACCAAGGACCTGGACCCGCAGACCCTCCACATCACCTACTGCAGTGGCCCGCACTGCAACGGCTCCACCCGGGCCGCCCTGCGCCTGGCCGAACTGGGCTTCCGGGTCAAGGAGATGATCGGCGGCTTCCACCACTGGCGCCTCGACGGCCACCCGGTCGACCAATAG
- a CDS encoding PhzF family phenazine biosynthesis protein produces MSIEVHELVVFPGPDGSAGNPLGVILDGGAVTDRQRLATELNYSETVFVDDATTGAIQIFTPATELPFAGHPTVGTAWLLAREHAPVNALRPPAGTVTVRYEPPLTWVTARPEWTPAFDFRQLNSVAEVDAYEQPESGHIYVWAWIDEAAGVVRSRSFPVDMGIAEDEATGAAAIALVGRLGRRLEIHQGVGSVLLANPTGDGAVELGGRVAFVRRFSR; encoded by the coding sequence ATGAGCATCGAGGTGCACGAACTCGTCGTTTTCCCTGGTCCCGACGGCAGCGCCGGCAACCCGCTCGGCGTGATCCTCGACGGCGGAGCGGTGACCGACCGGCAGCGGCTGGCGACCGAGCTGAACTACAGCGAGACCGTGTTCGTGGACGACGCCACGACCGGCGCGATCCAGATCTTCACCCCGGCCACCGAGCTGCCGTTCGCCGGCCATCCGACCGTCGGCACCGCCTGGCTGCTCGCCCGCGAGCACGCGCCGGTCAACGCTCTCCGCCCGCCGGCCGGCACGGTGACCGTCCGCTATGAGCCCCCGCTCACCTGGGTGACGGCCCGCCCGGAATGGACGCCGGCATTCGACTTCCGCCAGTTGAATTCGGTCGCCGAGGTCGACGCGTACGAACAGCCGGAGAGCGGCCACATCTACGTCTGGGCCTGGATCGACGAGGCCGCCGGTGTCGTCCGCTCCCGCTCGTTCCCGGTCGACATGGGCATCGCCGAGGACGAGGCCACCGGCGCCGCGGCGATCGCGCTGGTCGGCCGGCTCGGCCGCCGCCTGGAGATCCACCAGGGCGTCGGCTCGGTCCTGCTCGCGAACCCGACCGGCGACGGTGCGGTCGAGCTCGGCGGCCGCGTCGCGTTCGTCCGCCGGTTCAGCCGGTGA
- the dnaG gene encoding DNA primase, protein MAGRIRDSDIALVRERSQIVDVVGERVTLRPAGGGTFKGLCPFHDEKTPSFNVNPAKGVYYCLAGETEVLTWDGPRPIRDLAGGTHRILTASAHWQDAPFYSFGVQPLWRIVATRNGRRKELFATAEHRWFVRSGAKLQGRREIVTSDLKPGQRLSYTYPRSRVQNTTPSPFGVAHGITFGDGTLNGTGSMALLVGDKDAQLRKWFPLSFTSQASARDDAILVHHLPKFFKRLPDLDESVPYLYGWLAGYLAADGHVAADGSVVLHAARREDLEFVRTLCTRLGIATYGITSQSREGFNEGEPTDLYRIHLVNDDLTEDLFLIQEHRDRFRSAQKAYSRRGWVVESVEPTDRVEEVFCAVVEDGHAFVLEDNILTGNCYGCAEGGDVLSFVMKTEMLSFAEAVERLAGRVGVQLTYTEAGPAPVRNTGQRQRLIAAHTAAAEFYAEQLTTRDALPAREFLAARGFGPDAATRFDCGFAPMGWDVLTKHLRGRGFTNDELVTGGISKQARSGSLIDRFRGRLVWPIRDLGGEVIGFGARRLLDGDDGPKYLNTPESPIYKKSHVLYGVAAAKKDIAKQQRAVVVEGYTDVMACHLAGVVTAVATCGTAFGADHIQVLRRLLMDQDEFRGEVIFTFDGDAAGQKAAVRAFEDDQRFVAQTFIAVSPQNMDPCELRLAHGDSAVKDLVARREPLVAFVLRTLLAKYDLDTVEGRVAALRAAAPLVARIKDRAMRPEYARKLAGDLGMDLEPVLKAVNEAAGTTGRRGGGPARPASGPRGAAPRQGGAPEAEAAAAAPVSPAGGRPDPADRALLVEREALKLAVQEPVLAGPMFDAVGEDAYTHPAYRAVRRAVAACGGAAAGTSGPEWVQVLTDACDDLVGRALVTELAVERLFNDGELDPRYVTAQLYELQKLAVTRQVVALKSRLQRVNPVESVDEHMRLFGELVALEQYLRGLRDQLSAGLG, encoded by the coding sequence GTGGCGGGGAGGATTCGAGACAGCGATATCGCGCTGGTACGGGAACGGTCGCAGATCGTCGACGTGGTCGGCGAACGGGTCACGCTCCGGCCGGCCGGCGGCGGCACGTTCAAGGGCCTGTGCCCCTTCCACGACGAGAAGACCCCGTCGTTCAACGTCAACCCGGCCAAGGGCGTCTACTACTGCCTGGCCGGCGAGACCGAGGTCCTCACGTGGGATGGGCCGAGGCCCATTCGAGATCTGGCTGGTGGCACCCATCGCATCTTGACTGCGAGCGCGCACTGGCAGGACGCACCGTTCTACTCGTTCGGCGTGCAGCCGTTGTGGCGCATCGTCGCTACGCGCAACGGTCGACGTAAGGAACTTTTTGCGACTGCCGAGCACCGCTGGTTCGTCCGGTCGGGGGCGAAGCTGCAGGGGCGTCGGGAAATAGTCACGAGCGATTTGAAGCCAGGTCAGCGCCTGTCGTACACCTATCCGCGGTCGCGCGTGCAGAACACAACTCCGTCTCCGTTCGGCGTTGCGCACGGCATCACGTTCGGCGACGGAACGCTCAATGGCACCGGCTCGATGGCTTTGCTCGTCGGTGACAAGGACGCCCAGCTTCGTAAGTGGTTCCCGCTGAGTTTCACCAGCCAGGCAAGCGCTCGGGACGACGCCATTCTGGTGCACCACCTGCCGAAGTTCTTCAAGCGGTTGCCTGATCTGGACGAGTCCGTCCCCTACCTCTATGGCTGGCTGGCTGGCTACCTCGCGGCGGACGGCCACGTTGCCGCAGACGGAAGCGTAGTTCTGCACGCTGCGCGGCGGGAAGACCTGGAGTTCGTCCGGACGCTCTGCACGCGGCTCGGCATAGCTACCTACGGGATCACCTCCCAATCGAGGGAGGGCTTCAACGAAGGTGAGCCAACCGATCTTTACCGCATACATCTCGTCAACGACGATCTGACCGAAGACCTCTTCCTGATTCAGGAGCATCGAGATCGATTCCGCTCGGCGCAGAAGGCGTACTCGCGCCGTGGCTGGGTCGTCGAGTCCGTGGAACCGACTGACCGGGTCGAAGAAGTCTTCTGCGCGGTTGTCGAGGACGGCCATGCATTCGTGCTCGAGGACAACATCCTCACTGGCAACTGCTACGGGTGCGCCGAGGGTGGAGACGTCCTCAGCTTCGTGATGAAGACCGAGATGCTCTCGTTCGCCGAGGCCGTCGAGCGGCTGGCCGGGCGCGTCGGGGTGCAGCTCACGTACACCGAGGCCGGTCCGGCCCCGGTCCGTAACACCGGTCAGCGGCAGCGGCTGATCGCCGCGCACACCGCGGCGGCCGAGTTCTACGCCGAGCAGCTCACCACCCGCGATGCGCTTCCGGCGCGCGAGTTCCTCGCGGCCCGAGGCTTCGGTCCCGACGCGGCGACGCGCTTCGACTGCGGTTTCGCCCCGATGGGCTGGGACGTGCTGACGAAGCACCTGCGCGGACGGGGCTTCACCAACGACGAGCTGGTCACCGGCGGTATCTCCAAGCAGGCGCGGTCGGGCTCGCTGATCGACCGTTTCCGCGGGCGGCTGGTCTGGCCGATCCGTGATCTCGGCGGCGAGGTCATCGGGTTCGGCGCCCGGCGGCTGCTCGACGGCGACGACGGTCCGAAGTACCTCAACACGCCGGAATCGCCGATCTACAAGAAGTCGCACGTGCTCTACGGGGTGGCGGCGGCCAAGAAAGACATCGCGAAACAGCAGCGTGCGGTCGTCGTCGAGGGCTACACCGACGTGATGGCCTGCCACCTGGCCGGGGTCGTCACTGCGGTGGCCACCTGCGGCACCGCGTTCGGGGCCGACCACATCCAGGTGCTCCGCCGTCTGCTGATGGACCAGGACGAGTTCCGCGGCGAGGTGATCTTCACGTTCGACGGTGACGCGGCCGGGCAGAAGGCCGCGGTGCGGGCGTTCGAGGACGACCAGCGCTTCGTCGCCCAGACGTTCATCGCGGTCTCCCCGCAGAACATGGACCCGTGCGAGCTCCGGCTCGCCCACGGCGACTCCGCCGTCAAAGACCTGGTGGCCCGCCGTGAGCCGCTGGTCGCCTTCGTCTTGCGGACGCTGCTGGCAAAGTACGACCTGGACACGGTCGAGGGCCGGGTGGCCGCGCTGCGGGCGGCGGCGCCGCTGGTCGCGCGCATCAAAGACCGGGCGATGCGGCCGGAGTACGCGCGCAAGCTCGCGGGCGACCTGGGCATGGACCTGGAGCCGGTGCTCAAGGCGGTCAACGAGGCGGCCGGAACCACCGGCCGCCGAGGCGGCGGCCCGGCCCGGCCGGCGTCCGGGCCCCGGGGCGCCGCGCCCCGGCAGGGCGGAGCGCCGGAGGCCGAGGCGGCCGCGGCCGCGCCGGTGAGCCCGGCCGGTGGGCGGCCCGACCCGGCCGATCGGGCGCTACTGGTCGAGCGCGAGGCGCTGAAGCTCGCCGTCCAGGAGCCGGTGCTGGCCGGCCCGATGTTCGACGCGGTCGGCGAGGACGCGTACACCCACCCGGCCTACCGGGCGGTGCGGCGGGCGGTCGCCGCGTGTGGCGGGGCGGCGGCCGGGACGTCGGGTCCGGAGTGGGTCCAGGTGCTCACCGACGCGTGCGACGACCTGGTCGGGCGGGCGCTGGTCACCGAGCTGGCGGTCGAGCGCCTGTTCAACGACGGCGAGCTCGATCCGCGGTACGTCACCGCGCAGCTCTACGAGCTGCAGAAGCTGGCGGTCACGCGCCAGGTCGTCGCGTTGAAGTCGCGGTTGCAGCGGGTCAACCCGGTCGAGTCGGTGGACGAGCACATGCGGTTGTTCGGCGAGCTCGTGGCGCTCGAGCAGTACCTCCGGGGCCTGCGTGACCAGTTGAGTGCGGGGTTGGGATGA
- a CDS encoding creatininase family protein has translation MTTATSTEETERDARVAVLPVGSFEQHGDYLPLITDTLVASVIATAIADRYNLFLLPPVTISCSHEHAGWKGSVSISSRTLAAIVTDVVDSLAHSGVHKLLVVNGHGGNYVLSNVVQEASVGGPKLSLFPSSEDWTRGREDAEMVTSSHADMHAGELETSLLLHAMPEVVRPGYASANHEAESRPHLLSLGMGGYTKSGVIGYPSLGTAEKGAALLESLVRSAAAHLEVLGESPVGR, from the coding sequence ATGACGACGGCTACATCAACGGAGGAAACCGAGCGAGACGCGCGTGTGGCTGTGCTGCCGGTGGGCAGCTTCGAGCAGCACGGGGACTATCTGCCGCTGATTACGGACACCCTGGTGGCCTCGGTAATCGCAACTGCAATCGCAGACCGGTACAACCTGTTCTTGCTCCCGCCAGTGACGATCTCGTGCTCGCACGAACACGCTGGATGGAAAGGCTCGGTCAGCATCAGCTCTCGGACGTTGGCCGCGATCGTGACCGACGTAGTGGACTCGCTAGCCCATTCGGGCGTCCACAAGCTCCTGGTGGTCAACGGGCACGGCGGAAATTACGTCCTGTCGAACGTTGTGCAGGAGGCGTCCGTTGGCGGTCCCAAGCTGAGCCTGTTTCCTTCCAGTGAGGATTGGACACGGGGGCGCGAGGACGCAGAGATGGTCACCTCGTCGCACGCGGATATGCACGCCGGCGAGCTGGAGACGTCGCTCCTGCTGCATGCGATGCCCGAGGTTGTACGGCCTGGCTATGCCAGTGCCAACCATGAGGCAGAAAGCCGACCGCATCTGCTCAGCCTGGGGATGGGTGGCTACACCAAGTCGGGCGTGATCGGATACCCCTCGCTCGGTACCGCCGAGAAGGGCGCCGCGCTACTGGAGAGCCTCGTACGTTCTGCTGCCGCTCACCTCGAGGTATTGGGCGAGTCGCCGGTTGGCCGGTGA
- a CDS encoding helix-turn-helix domain-containing protein: MAGKTKLRLAREAEGWTQERLIREMRWEATRLGTPLPEDASLKVYVSRWESGHTRVTKPEYRELFRTVYTATDAELGFDLGTSPSEEQAPATPVRPVVIDGQVLDYYSGVLRQHVHGDNLLGAASVLRAAEQQAAVLTDVLATLPRGRRNELAQLVCRYDEFLGWLHQDTGDTTKAMQLTDRASGYGLEIDDPALSAYLLMRKSNIASDAGEHDLAVVLAEASQRLARTYPRLHAVTLRQKANACAAVGDEAGCSAALDLGFEVVEADDPVGLELAPYCTPEYFAMEAAACLTELQRPDQAVYTLQRGMSS; the protein is encoded by the coding sequence ATGGCTGGAAAGACCAAGCTCCGGCTTGCTCGCGAAGCCGAAGGTTGGACTCAAGAACGCCTAATTCGCGAGATGCGTTGGGAAGCGACCCGACTGGGTACGCCGCTGCCCGAAGATGCCTCTTTGAAGGTCTATGTCTCGCGGTGGGAATCGGGGCACACCCGCGTCACCAAGCCCGAGTACCGGGAGCTCTTCAGGACCGTCTACACAGCGACCGACGCGGAGTTGGGTTTCGACCTCGGGACGAGCCCTAGCGAGGAACAGGCACCAGCTACCCCGGTTCGACCTGTGGTCATCGACGGCCAGGTCTTGGACTACTACTCCGGTGTGCTCCGTCAGCATGTCCACGGTGACAACTTGCTCGGGGCCGCGAGCGTGCTCCGAGCAGCCGAGCAACAGGCGGCTGTGCTTACGGACGTACTAGCCACGCTGCCCCGAGGTCGACGGAATGAGCTGGCGCAGCTGGTGTGCCGCTACGACGAGTTCCTCGGGTGGTTGCACCAGGACACGGGTGACACTACGAAAGCCATGCAGCTGACCGACCGCGCTTCCGGCTACGGACTAGAGATCGACGATCCAGCTCTGTCCGCGTACCTGCTCATGCGCAAGAGCAACATTGCGTCTGACGCCGGAGAACACGACCTCGCTGTCGTGCTGGCCGAGGCATCGCAGCGCTTGGCCCGCACCTATCCGCGCCTCCACGCGGTCACCCTCCGGCAGAAGGCCAACGCGTGCGCCGCCGTAGGCGACGAGGCAGGGTGCTCGGCCGCGCTCGACCTTGGTTTTGAGGTAGTCGAAGCAGACGATCCGGTCGGACTGGAACTCGCGCCGTACTGCACGCCTGAGTATTTCGCGATGGAGGCCGCAGCCTGCCTGACCGAGCTTCAGAGGCCGGACCAAGCCGTCTACACGCTGCAACGCGGCATGTCCTCATGA
- a CDS encoding site-specific integrase: MAREANDVSAVNKLQNDPKAVDADIPDLCRFMLAIGVRIGEALAVLWSEVDLNAGTVEITSMIIRVKEVGLLRKDTKSSAGQRTLRLPSWAVAMLERSSGGYVRMDRPVFPDSLDGFRDPSNTQRALREARGSDGFAWVTSHVLRKTAATILDEAGLSAREVADQLGHARPSMTQDVYMVCTAVTPRAARALGGALSSKAMG, translated from the coding sequence GTGGCACGCGAAGCCAATGACGTCAGTGCAGTTAACAAGTTGCAGAACGATCCGAAAGCGGTCGATGCCGATATCCCGGATCTCTGCCGATTCATGCTCGCCATAGGCGTACGAATCGGCGAAGCACTCGCTGTGTTGTGGTCAGAGGTCGACCTCAACGCGGGTACCGTCGAAATCACGTCCATGATTATCCGAGTCAAAGAAGTCGGGCTGCTCCGCAAGGACACCAAGTCCAGCGCTGGACAGCGCACCTTGCGTCTACCGAGCTGGGCCGTCGCGATGCTCGAACGGAGCTCCGGCGGTTACGTCCGGATGGACCGGCCCGTGTTCCCCGACTCCCTCGATGGCTTCCGTGATCCGAGCAACACGCAACGTGCGCTCCGCGAGGCTCGCGGCAGCGACGGCTTTGCCTGGGTCACTTCGCACGTTCTCCGCAAGACAGCCGCAACGATCCTCGACGAAGCGGGGCTCTCCGCCCGAGAGGTCGCCGACCAGCTCGGCCACGCCCGGCCCTCGATGACGCAAGACGTCTACATGGTTTGCACCGCAGTGACTCCGCGCGCAGCTCGCGCACTCGGAGGAGCACTGAGCAGCAAAGCCATGGGTTAA
- a CDS encoding YtxH domain-containing protein, translated as MRNKLLFLTGIGVGYVLGTKAGRERYEQIRRTAQKVRENPTVQEATGSLQAQAGSLVSSAKDIANDKLGNTAIGAKVNSLLGSSSSSPAPTVTAGPATGTPSATTPRPAGSNGSLG; from the coding sequence ATGCGCAACAAGCTGCTCTTCCTCACCGGCATCGGCGTCGGTTACGTGCTGGGCACGAAGGCCGGCCGCGAGCGGTACGAGCAGATCCGTCGCACCGCGCAGAAGGTCCGCGAGAACCCGACCGTCCAGGAAGCTACCGGCTCGCTGCAGGCTCAGGCCGGCAGCCTCGTCAGCAGCGCCAAGGACATCGCGAACGACAAGCTCGGCAACACCGCGATCGGGGCCAAGGTGAACAGCCTGCTCGGGTCGTCGTCGTCCAGCCCGGCACCGACCGTGACGGCCGGCCCGGCCACCGGCACCCCGTCCGCGACCACCCCCCGGCCCGCGGGCTCCAACGGCTCCCTCGGCTGA
- a CDS encoding sugar phosphate isomerase/epimerase family protein: MPRPVTLFTGQWADLPFEEVCRLASGWGYDGLEIACWGDHFDVSLAVSDPSYVAGRREILEKHGLQVFAISNHLTGQAVCDHPIDERHQGILSPSIWGDGDPSGVRSRAAEAMKDTARAARALGVDTVIGFTGSSIWHTVAMFPPVPSSMIDRGYEDFASRWNPILDVFDDCGVRFAHEVHPSEIAYDYWSTVRTLEAIGHRPAFGLNFDPSHFVWQDLDPVGFLWDFKDRIYHVDCKESVKQFNGRNGRLGSHLPWGDPRRGWDFVSTGHGDVPWEPVFRMLNSIGYTGPISIEWEDAGMDRLVGAPDALAFVRKLTAIEPPEASFDAAFSSGS, from the coding sequence ATGCCGAGGCCAGTGACGCTGTTTACCGGGCAGTGGGCGGATCTGCCGTTCGAGGAGGTGTGCCGGCTCGCGTCGGGATGGGGGTACGACGGGCTGGAGATCGCGTGCTGGGGCGATCATTTCGACGTCTCGCTGGCGGTGTCTGATCCGTCGTACGTCGCCGGGCGCCGGGAGATCCTGGAGAAGCACGGGCTGCAGGTGTTCGCGATCTCGAATCACCTGACCGGGCAGGCGGTGTGCGATCACCCGATCGATGAGCGGCACCAGGGGATCTTGTCCCCGTCGATCTGGGGAGACGGGGATCCTTCGGGCGTGCGATCGCGGGCGGCCGAGGCGATGAAGGACACTGCGCGGGCCGCGCGGGCGCTCGGGGTGGACACCGTCATCGGGTTCACCGGGTCGTCGATCTGGCACACGGTGGCGATGTTCCCGCCCGTTCCGTCGTCGATGATCGACCGGGGCTACGAGGATTTCGCTTCGCGCTGGAACCCGATTCTGGACGTGTTCGACGACTGCGGGGTGCGCTTCGCGCATGAAGTGCACCCGTCGGAGATCGCGTACGACTACTGGTCGACGGTTCGAACTCTGGAGGCGATCGGGCATCGGCCGGCGTTCGGGCTGAACTTCGACCCGTCGCACTTCGTGTGGCAGGACCTGGACCCGGTCGGTTTCCTGTGGGACTTCAAGGACCGGATCTACCACGTGGACTGCAAGGAGTCGGTCAAGCAGTTCAACGGCCGGAACGGTCGGCTGGGGTCGCACCTGCCGTGGGGCGACCCGAGGCGGGGCTGGGACTTCGTGTCGACCGGGCACGGAGACGTGCCGTGGGAGCCGGTGTTCCGGATGCTGAACTCGATCGGCTACACGGGGCCGATCTCGATCGAGTGGGAGGACGCCGGGATGGATCGGCTGGTCGGGGCGCCGGACGCGCTGGCGTTCGTCCGGAAGCTGACCGCGATCGAGCCGCCGGAGGCGTCGTTCGACGCGGCGTTCTCGTCCGGGTCGTGA
- a CDS encoding Gfo/Idh/MocA family protein yields the protein MIGYAFMGAVHSQAWRTVGHAFDLPVDVRLAAIGGRDSVAVKAAADRHGWAAFETDWRTLIARDDVAVVDICTPGDTHASIAIEALAAGKHVICEKPLANSVAEASMMADAAASAAARGVRSMVAFNYRRVPALAYARSLVASGRLGTLHHVRAAYQQDWLVDPAAPLTWRMQKERAGSGALGDIAAHIVDAAQFVVGDLLSGVSGMLETFVHSRPLSGGSGLSAASGGSGVGDVTVDDAAVFFGRFAGGGIATFEATRFATGRKNAMQLEIYGSGGGIRFDFERMNELQFFDGSLPDSENGFRRVLVTEGDHPYLEAWWPPGHPLGYEHTFTHEFRDFLLDVSSGQDPSPSFADGLQVQKVLAAVSQSAESGSGWVEV from the coding sequence ATGATCGGGTACGCCTTCATGGGGGCGGTCCATTCCCAGGCCTGGCGGACCGTCGGGCACGCGTTCGACCTACCGGTCGACGTGCGCCTGGCGGCCATCGGCGGACGCGATTCGGTGGCCGTCAAAGCGGCGGCGGATCGGCACGGCTGGGCCGCGTTCGAAACGGATTGGCGGACGCTGATCGCCCGCGATGATGTTGCGGTGGTCGACATCTGCACGCCGGGCGACACGCACGCGTCGATCGCCATTGAAGCGCTGGCCGCGGGTAAGCACGTGATCTGCGAGAAGCCGCTGGCGAATTCGGTCGCGGAAGCTTCCATGATGGCGGATGCGGCGGCCTCCGCGGCGGCCCGCGGCGTGCGGTCGATGGTGGCGTTCAACTACCGGCGGGTGCCGGCGCTGGCGTACGCGCGGTCGCTGGTGGCGTCGGGTCGGCTGGGGACGCTGCACCATGTCCGGGCCGCGTACCAGCAGGACTGGCTGGTGGATCCGGCGGCGCCGCTGACCTGGCGGATGCAGAAGGAGCGGGCCGGGTCCGGGGCGCTGGGAGACATCGCCGCGCACATCGTGGACGCGGCGCAGTTCGTGGTCGGCGATCTGCTCTCCGGGGTGTCGGGAATGCTGGAGACGTTCGTCCATTCGCGGCCCTTGTCCGGCGGGTCCGGACTATCGGCGGCGTCGGGCGGATCGGGAGTCGGAGACGTGACCGTCGACGACGCCGCCGTGTTCTTCGGACGCTTCGCCGGCGGCGGGATCGCCACGTTCGAAGCGACGCGATTCGCGACCGGCCGGAAGAATGCCATGCAGCTGGAGATCTATGGGTCGGGCGGTGGCATTCGTTTCGACTTCGAGCGGATGAACGAGCTGCAGTTCTTCGACGGTTCGCTGCCCGATTCGGAGAACGGATTCCGGCGGGTGCTGGTGACCGAGGGGGATCACCCGTACCTGGAGGCGTGGTGGCCGCCCGGGCATCCGCTCGGATATGAGCACACGTTCACGCACGAGTTCCGCGATTTCCTGCTGGATGTTTCTTCCGGCCAGGACCCGTCGCCGTCGTTCGCGGACGGTCTGCAGGTACAGAAGGTGCTCGCCGCGGTTTCCCAGAGTGCCGAATCCGGATCCGGATGGGTGGAGGTCTGA
- a CDS encoding substrate-binding domain-containing protein, with amino-acid sequence MSDVISGPRRGLGRRGFLLGGAAVGATVLAAGCTSNDSGDSKDETNTKAVGGDNAAKGTQVTIGFSAPQADHGWIGAIAKNAEAQAKSFEDVTFEPVEPTNDVAAQIAAIETLITKKVSVLVVLPNDGKQLTATARKAMLAGIPVVNVDRIFDTPLAYRTWIGGDNYGMGVSAGNYIADRLKGKSNPVIAEIAGIDSLPLTQERSQGFKDALAAAGFKVSNRVAAEFTVASGQQVTSNLLQAAPKIDAIWNHDDDQGIGVLAAIRQASRSEFFMVGGAGSLDAMELIKADNSVLKATVTYSPSMASSAISIARLIGQKKGFSDLVENEVPAKITLASATVTKENVDQYTSTGFRS; translated from the coding sequence ATGTCTGACGTGATCAGCGGCCCGCGACGCGGGCTCGGACGGCGCGGATTCCTGCTCGGCGGAGCGGCCGTCGGCGCGACGGTGCTAGCCGCAGGCTGCACCTCGAACGACTCCGGGGACAGCAAGGACGAGACGAACACCAAGGCCGTCGGCGGCGACAATGCCGCCAAGGGGACGCAGGTGACGATCGGGTTCTCGGCGCCGCAGGCGGACCACGGCTGGATCGGCGCGATCGCGAAGAACGCGGAGGCGCAGGCGAAGTCCTTCGAGGACGTCACGTTCGAGCCGGTCGAGCCCACCAACGACGTGGCCGCGCAGATCGCCGCGATCGAGACGCTGATCACCAAGAAGGTCAGCGTGCTCGTCGTGCTGCCGAACGATGGCAAACAGCTCACCGCGACGGCGCGGAAGGCGATGCTGGCGGGGATTCCGGTCGTCAACGTCGACCGGATCTTCGACACTCCGCTGGCCTACCGCACGTGGATCGGCGGGGACAATTACGGCATGGGTGTCTCTGCTGGCAACTACATCGCAGATCGGCTGAAGGGGAAGTCGAACCCCGTCATCGCCGAAATCGCCGGGATCGACTCGCTGCCGCTGACCCAGGAGCGGTCGCAGGGCTTCAAGGACGCGCTGGCCGCCGCCGGTTTCAAGGTCTCGAACCGGGTTGCGGCGGAGTTCACCGTGGCCTCGGGGCAGCAGGTGACGTCGAACCTGCTCCAGGCGGCGCCGAAGATCGACGCGATCTGGAACCACGACGACGACCAGGGAATCGGCGTTCTCGCGGCGATCCGGCAGGCCTCGCGATCGGAATTCTTCATGGTCGGCGGCGCGGGATCGCTGGACGCGATGGAACTGATCAAGGCCGATAATTCGGTACTGAAGGCGACCGTGACGTATTCGCCGAGCATGGCCTCGTCGGCAATTTCGATCGCCCGGCTGATCGGGCAGAAGAAGGGCTTCTCCGACCTGGTGGAGAACGAGGTGCCGGCGAAGATCACGCTGGCGTCGGCCACCGTCACCAAGGAGAACGTCGACCAGTACACGTCCACCGGATTCCGCTCGTGA